TGAACCTCTTTCCGTTCCGCAACCGCAAAAGGAGCACCACCATGACCAGCGGACCCACTGACACCGGCGAGATCACCCGCCGCCCCGGCACCGAGACCGCCGTCCTCGCCGGCGGCTGCTTCTGGGGCGTCGAAGACCTCATCCGTCGCCAGCCCGGCGTGCTCGACACGCGCGTCGGCTACACCGGCGGGCAGAACGACCACGCGACCTACCGCAACCACCCCGGTCACGCGGAGGCCGTCGAGATCGTCTTCGACCCCATGCAGACGTCGTACCGCGACATCCTCGCGTTCTTCTTCCAGATCCACGACCCGTCGACCCTGAACCGTCAGGGCAACGACGTCGGCACGAGCTACCGCTCGGCGATCTTCCCGCTCTCGCCCGAGCAGGAGAAGGTCGCGCGTGACACGATCGCCGACGTCGACGCGTCGGGCATCTGGCCCGCGAAGGCCGTCACCACGATCGAGCCCGAGGCGCCCTTCTGGGAGGCCGAGCCCGAGCACCAGGACTACCTGGTCCGCATCCCGAACGGGTACACGTGCCACTTCGTGCGCCCCGGCTGGGTGCTGCCGAAGCGCGAGGAAGCCTCCGCGTAAGGCGTTTCGAAGGGCCCGGATGCCATGGCATCCGGGCCCTTTCTCAGGTCAAGAGATCGTCGAGCAGACGCTGCACACGCGCCTTGATGTCGTCTCGGATGGCGCGAACCTCCTCGATCCCCTTCCCCGCGGGGTCGATCAGCTCCCAGTCCTCGTAGCGCTTGCCGGGGAAGATCGGGCACGCGTCGCCGCAGCCCATCGTGATGACCGCATCGGACGCGCGGACGTCGTCGGTGAGCAGGAGCTGCGGCACTTCGGCGGTGATGTCGATGCCCTCCTCCGCCATCGCGGCCACCGCCACGGGGTTGAGTGCCGAGCCCGGAGCGCTGCCTCCGGACAGCACGGTGACGCGCCCGCCACCGAGCGCCCGCGCGTACCCGGCGGCCATCTGCGAGCGGCCGGCGTTGTGGACGCAGACGAAAAGGATCGTGACGGATGCCATGTCTCCATCCTGGCCGACCGGCAACCCCCGCGTTTCCCGGGGAGGCGCTGCTTAGGCTCGCCGGATGAGCGAATACGACGTCATCGTGGTCGGCGCGGGGCTGGCGGGACTGCGCTGCGCGACGCGGCTGGCGGAAGCCGGCCGGGATGTGGTCGTGCTCGAGGCGGGCGACGACGTCGGCGGACGGGAGCGGACGGACATCGTCGACGGCTTCCGGCTCGATCGGGGCTTCCACGTGCTGAACCCGGCGTACCCCGCCGTCCGGCGCGGGGTCGACATCGAGGCGCTCGCGCTGCGGCGCTTCCCCGTCGCGGTCGGCGTCCGTTTGGAGGATCGGCTCGCTCGGCTGGCGCATCCCGCGCGGCATCCGTCCTCGCTGCTCGAGACACTGCGCTCCGGTCTCGTCCGGCCCGCCGACCTCGCCGCGCTCGCACGGTGGGCAGGCCCCACCCTCGTTTCGGCGCGGGCCGCCAAAACGGGCATCGACCGCCCCCTCGGGGAGGCGTGGGACCGCGCGGGACTCCGCGGCCCCCTGCGCGAGAGCGTGCTCGAGCCCTTCTTGGCCGGGGTCCTCGCCGATGACCGACAGCGCACGTCGGACGCGTTCGTCCGCCTGCTGATCCGCAGCTTCGCGTTCGGGCGGCCGGGGGTCCCCGCCGCGGGGATCGGAGCGCTTCCCGCGCAGCTCGCGGATACCGCCCGCCGCGCTGGGGCCGGTATCCGCCTTGGTCATCGGGTTGTCTCGACACGGCGCCGGGCGTCCGGCTGGCACGTCGGTATCGAGGGACGGGATGCCGTCACCGCCCGCACCGTCGTGATCGCCGCCGGTCTCGACCCGGCGATGGATGTCGAGCTCCCGCGCACGCGCGGCTTGCAGACGTGGTGGTTCGCCGCCGATTCCGCGCCGAGCGACGATGCCGCGCTCCGCGTCGACGGCCGCCGCCGCGGGCCGATCGTCAACACCGCCGTCATGACGAACACCGCCCCGACCTACGCCCCGCGGGGGCAGCACCTCGTTCAGGCGACCTGCGTGATGCCCTCCATGGCGACGGAGGAGGGCATCCGGAGCCAGCTCGCCGAGATCTGGGATGCCGATACCCGGCCGTGGCGGCTCCTCCGGCGTGACGACATCGCTCGCGCGCTGCCCGCGCAGGATCCGCCCCTGCGGCTGCGCCGATCCGTCCGGCTCGACGACGGTCGCTTCGTCGCGGGAGACCACCGCGACACCGCGTCGATCCAAGGGGCACTGGTGTCAGGCGAGCGCGCGGCCGAGGCCGTCCTCGCCGACGCGGCCGGCTGAGATCGCGGAGCGCAGCTCTTCCGCGCGGGACGTCTGGAGGATCCGGAGCGACCCGTCCTCCAGGGTGAGACGCACGGCGGGGCCGGCCGACCACAGCGCGAGGCGGCGACGCCCGACGATCCGCCAGCCGATGCCGCCCGCCATCGCCGGATCGACCTGGCAGACGCGCACCTCGGCGACTCGTCCCCGCGGGAGGTGCATCACGCGGAAAGGCACGAGACGTACGTCGACGTGAGTGTCGTCCACGGTGACGGTGATCCGTCGAGCGAGCCCCATGGCCCCCGCCCCGACGACAGCGACGAGTCCGACGCCACACACCACGAGAGTGCCGATCCCGACCCGGTCGATTCGCGTGATCAGCACGGGCAGGGCGATGACGGCAAGAACCGCGACGAACGCCAGAGTGAGTGCACCCGCGATCGCGAGCCACCGCGGCCCGACGAGCGTCTCGTGGAAGCGCACGGACGGACTCCTTCCCCCAGGGTCGTGAACACGGATGTTTCGACGGTACCCGCCCATCCGCCCGGTTTTGCCGTTCGGGGGCCCGTGATCGCCCTGAGGCTACGGTTCCCGAGGGATCAGCGCGCCCGGGCGGCGAGCGCCGTCAGCGCTTCTCCCGTCACGCGCCGGGTGGTCCACTCGTCCATCGCCTCCGCGCCCAGCGCACGGTAGAACCCGATCGCGGGTTCGTTCCAGTCGAGGACGGTCCACTCCAGGCGCGAGTACTGCTTCTCGACGCACTCGGCGGCCAGCGCGGCCAGCAGAGCGACCCCGTACCCGTGCGAGCGGAACTGCTCGTGCACGTAGAGGTCCTCGAGCCAGATACCGTGGCGCCCGGTCCACGTGGAGTAGGTGAGGAACCAGATCGCGATGGCGCGGATCTCCCCCTCCCGCTCCACGACGAACGCGAAAGCGCGCGGGTCGTCGCCGAACAACGTCGCGGCGATCATCTCGGCCGTGTTGTCCACGGCATCCGGCTCGTTCTCGTAGTCGGCCAACGCCTGAATGCACGCGAGGACGCCCTCTTCGTCGCCCGCGCGGGCGGGACGCAACACGGCGCCGTCTCGGAGATCGGTCATGTCAGGGGCTCCCAGCTCTCGGCCGCCACGCGGCGGAAGTTGCCGCCGAGCACGGCGGCGGTGTCGGTGTCGGCCCATCCTCGCGCGGAGAGCGCGGAACCCAGACCGACGAAGGTCTCGGGCGGCATCCATTCCATGGGTCCCCACCGGGTGTAGCTCTCGTCGTACAGCGCGGGCGATTCGGCGATGGTGTCACGGAACGTCGGCCAGTCGAATGAGAAGTCCGTGCTGACACCGACGTGCCGGATGCCGACGACCCCGACCGCGTACTCGATGTGGCGCACCATCGCGTCGAGGGTGGGCGTATTGGGGCCGAGGAAGATGCCGACACCGGTGATGCCGATCACTCCCCCCGTCTCGGCCGCGGCGCGCGCCTGATCGTCGGTGATGTTGCGCGGGTGGTCCCACACCGCGCGCATGTTCGAGTGACTGAACACGACCGGTCGAGTGGAGATCGCGCACATGTCGAACGTCGTGCGCGCGCCGACGTGCGAGCCGTCCGGCACCATTCCGCGCCGGTTCATCTCCGCCACGAGGTCGCGTCCCCACGGGGTGAGGCCGTCGTCGACCGGGTCTAGGCAGCCGCCGCCCGCACGGTTGGCGTGGTTGTACGTGGGGCCGAGCGTGCGCACGCCCTGCGCGACGAGGGGGCCGACGGCATCCAGGTTCCCACCCAGCGGTGCGCAGTCCTCGAGGTCGAACGCGACGGCGGTGTCGCCCCGGGCCGCGATGCGGTCGATGTCGGCGACCGTGGCGGCGAGCTCGAGTCCGTCGATCGCGTCCACCTGCGCGCGGAAGGAGCGCAGGAGGGATGCCGTGAGCTCGGGCGCGTGGGGTGCGTAGCCGACGTTCAGCGAGACGTAGCCTCCCCCGGCCCCGCGGTACCGCCGCAGTTCGGCGATGTCAGCGGTCTCGACGAGTTCGACGCAGGCGTGCTGATCCCAGAGCATCAGGCGCCCGCTCGCGGCGCGAGCCCCGCATCCAGAGCCTCACGCTCGTCGAAGACGAAGCAGTCGCCGTCCCAGTGCGCGTCGCCGTGGGCGGCGAACCAGCCGAGGATCCCGCCGTCGAGCTGGTACGCGTCGAGACCCTCGTCCCGCAGATACAGCGCCGCCTTCTCGCAGCGGATGCCACCCGTGCAGAAGCTGACCACCGTCTTGCCGGCGAGCTCGTCGCGGTGGGAGCTGGCGGCATCCGGGAACTGGGTGAATCTCTCGATACGCCAGTCCTTCGCTCCGGAGAAGGTTCCGTAGTCGACCTCGAAGGCGTTGCGGGTGTCGACGAGCACGACCTCGCGTCCGGCGTCGTCGGTGCCGCGGTCGAGCCAGCGCCGCAGGGTGTCGGGGCTCACGGCGGGCGCACGACCGTCCTGCGGACGCACCTCGGGACGGTCCATGCGGATGATCTCGCGCTTCACCTTCACCAGGAGCTTGCCGAGCGGGACGGCGTCCGACCAGCTGTCCTTCGTCTCGAGGGCGGCGAACCGCTCGTCGGTGCGGAGCTCATCGAGGAACGCTCGCACGGGGTCGGCGGGCCCGGCGAGGAAGAGGTTGATCCCCTCCTCGGCGAGCAGGATCGTTCCGCGCAGCTCCGCCTCGACCGCTCGCTCACGAAGCGCGTCGCGGACCGCCGCGGGATCGTCGATACGCGTGAAGAGGTACGCCGAGACGTTGAGGACGGATGCCATGTCTCCAGGGTACGAAAGCGTCAAGCCTCCGACCGCCGCCGAGGCCATCGCCTAGCGTGGAGGATTCCTCGTCGTCTGGAGTTCGTCGTGCCCGCAGGACCCCTCGTGTCGGTCGTCATCCCGGTGCTGGACGACGGACCGCACCTGTGGAGGTGCTTACGCGCTCTGGCGGCGCAGACGCTCATCGCGGATGAGATCGTCGTCGTCGACAACGACTCGACCGATGACAGCGCCGACATCGCCCGGGCCGCGGGAGCGCGCGTGGTGTTCTGCGGCGAGCGCGGCATCCCCGCCGCGACCGCCACCGGTTACGACGCCGCACGGGGAGAGCTCATCCTGCGTCTCGACGCCGACAGCCTGCCGGCCCCCACCTGGATCGCGACGATGGTCGAAGCTCTCGCCGATCCGGACGTGGATGCCGTCACCGGAGGCGCGGTCTTCCACGACGGTCCGAGGTCTCAGCGCGTGACGATGGCGCGGGCGTTCCTCGGCACGTACAACGCGTTCGCGTTCCCCGCTCTCGGACACACGCCGCTGTGGGGGTCGAATATGGCGTTCCGCCGCGCGGCGTGGGACGCCGTGCGACACGAGGTGCACCTCGACCCGGAGGTGCACGACGATCTCGACCTCGCCTATCACCTGGGTCTCCGGCATCGCATCCGCCGAGTCCCGGGTCGGCACATGCGGGTCTCCTCGCGCACGGTGGAACCGCGCCGTTTCGTCCGCTGCTTCCGTCGCGGGGCGGGGACGGTCTTCGCGCACTGGCCCCGAGACATCCCGCCGGTGCGGTGGGCGCGGCTGGCCCGCGCTCGACGTCGAGCGGCAGGAACGGGGGCTGCGCGCTGATGGCCGGCATCCTGTTCCCGGACGTCGCCGCGCCCGACCTGCACGTGATGAGCTTCAACATCCGCCGGCGCTTCGACCGGATGACCTGGCCGCCGGCCGATCGGTGGCCGATGCGCAAGCAGCGCCTGCGGACCTTCCTGAGCGCGAACCGTCCGCACCTCCTCGGCTCCCAGGAGGCGATGCCCGATCAGGCGCTCTGGGTGCAGCAGTCCCTCGGGTCCGCGTACGGGCGCATCGGGCTCGGGCGCGGGAAGAATCGCGACGGCGAGGGCACACCTCTCTTCTACGACCGCGACCGCATCGAGGTCGAGGAGTGGGAGCAGGTCATGCTGTCGGATACCCCCGACGTCCCGGGCTCGACGGGCTGGGGCAACACCATCCCCCGCGTCGCGGTCATCGCGCAGCTGCGCGATCGCGCAACCGACGCGCGCTTCACCTTCGTCAACACGCACTTCGATGCCTTCTCCCGGCGCGCACGTCGGCGATCGGCGTCGTGGCTGCACGATCTCGTCGCCGCGCGCGAACGGCCGCTGCTGTTCACCGCCGACGTCAACGCGCACGTGCGCTCCGCGGAACTGGCAGGGATGTTCGCCGACGGTCTGCTCGTCGACACGTGGGCGTACGCACCGGCGCGGCGGACGGCGGAGTGGGGCACGTTCAACAACTACGCGAGCCCCCGGGTCGGCGCGCGGCGCATCGACGCACTGCTCGCGACCCCCGACGTCGGCGTGCGTGCCGTGGGCATCGACCCGCGCCCCACGGGCACGCAGTGGCCGAGCGACCACTTGCCGGTGCAGGCGGTCGTCCGCATCCATCCCGGAAGCGACGCGCGATGATCCGGGCCATGTACGCCAATCTGAAGCGTCCCCCGCGCAGCGTGACGGACTGGCTGGCCGATGTCGTGCGGGCCGTCGCGATCGTCGTCGTCATCGTGTCCCTGTTCACGCTGCCGTTCACCGATTTCGCGGTGCTGTCGATGTCACTGCCCGCCGTCATGCTGTCGCGCATGATCGGTCTGCGCTCGGGTCTCGACCTCGTCACGTGCGTGACGGTGTTCGTGGCCGCGGGCAGCAACGTCATCGATCTGTACCGCGCGTGGACGGGGTGGGACCTCCTGGTCCACCTCGCGTGCACCGGCGTCCTCGCCGCCGTCGCGCTCGTCCTGCTCGATGACGCGCGCGTTGTCGAACCCACCGGACACCGTCGCACGCCCATCGTCGTCGCGACGATCGCGGGCCTCGCGCTCAGCGCCGTGTGGGAGATGGTGGAGTGGTTCGGTTACCGCTTCATCACGGATGCCATCTTCGTGACCTACGACGACACGATCGGCGACATGATGGCCGGCGGCGCCGGCGCCTTGATCGCGGGAGTGCTGGCATCGCGGTGGCGCCTGACGCGCGCGGACCGCGCGAAGCTGTAGACCCGCGGGCCGCCTGCCGAACTCCGCTCAGACGTGGGCCGCGGAGACCGACTCACCGCGGCAACTCCGACGGCGCTCGACCCACAGGATCGCCAGCGCGGCGAGCCCACCCACCGCGGCGCCGACGGTGTTCATGAGCCAGTCGTCGGTGTCGCAGCGGCGACCGAGGGCGGGAACCAGCGCCTGGACCGTCTCGACGGCGGCGGACAGCGCGGAAACGGCGCCGATCACGAGCACCGGCCGACGGGTCGCGACCCCCAGGAACAGGGCGAGCGGCAGCATCATGGCCACGTTGGCGAGAGTGTCGATCCCCTGCAGGGGAACCGAGAACTGCACCGTACATCCCCCGTCCGACGGCTCGCCGTCGGGAAGGAGCGTGAGACCGGCCACCGCGAGGAGCGCCAGGCCCGACAGGACGAAGAGGGCGACGCGCAGCCGCAGTCGATGAAGAATCCACGCCGTCGCCGCCACCGCCGCGCATCCCGCCCAGAACAGCAGCGGCACCCAGCGCGAGATCTCGACGAGGATGGTCGAGATCACGCTGCGCCGCGCTCGGCCCCAGCGGCGTTCTCCGCACCCCCCGCGTTCCACTGCGCCGCGAGGTCGTCGAGAGACAGTCCCAGCGCGCCGGCCACGGCGGCGACGGTCGCGAACGACGGCGTGACCAATCGCCCGGTCTCGATCTTGCGCAGTGTCTCGGGCGAGACGGCGGCGGAGGCGGCCACGTCCGCGATGGATCGCGCGCCGCGCGCGTTCCGCAGGAGCACACCCAGGCGCTTACCCCGTGCGACGACCTCTGACGTGTGCGGCAGACGAACCATCATGGCTTCATCGTATCGGTATTGTTAGACCGGTATTGTTAGACCGGTCGAGTGGATTCCGCGTCAGCGAAAGAGAGCACCATGATCGAGATCCTGAACGCGACGCAGCTCGCGCACGCGCGAACAACCGGCGCCATCGTGGGTGAGACGTTGGCCGAGCTCCGGCGACGAGCCACCGTCGGCGTCAACCTGCTCGAGATCGACGAGTGGGCGCGCGAACTGATCGCGGATGCGGGAGCGCGATCCTGCTACGTCGATTACGCGCCCGCCTTCGGCAACGGTCCGTTCGGACACCACATCTGCACCGCCGTGAACGATGCCGTGCTCCACGGCCTCCCCCGCGACTACGCGCTCCGATCGGGCGACCTGCTCACCCTCGACCTCGCCGTGTCGAAGAACGGGATCGCCGCCGATGCGGCGGTGAGTTTCGTCGTCGGACCGGATCGCCCCGCCGGTAGCGCCGCGCTGATCCAGGTCACGGAAGATGCCCTCGCCGCCGCCATCGACGTGGCGCGACCGGGTAACCGGATCGGCGACATCTCCCACGCCATCGGACGCGTGCTCGCCGGGGCGGGCTACACGGTCAACACCGAGTTCGGCGGACACGGGATCGGCTCGACCATGCACGGCGACCCGCACGTTCCCAACGACGGCCGGCCGGGGCGCGGCTTCCGTCTGCGTCCCGGATTGCTCCTGGCTCTGGAGCCGTGGGTGATGGATGACACGGACGTCCTCGTCACGGACGCCGACGGGTGGACGCTGCGCAGCGCGACGGGGTGCCGCACGGCGCACTCCGAGCACACCATCGCGATCACCGACGGCCCCGCGGAGATCCTCACCCTCCCGCGGTGACCCGTGAGAGCGCCGCGAGATCGGGGGCACCGACGGCACCCCCGACCCCACGGGGCCACGGTCAGATATTTCCCGCCACGTCCGTCCCCACGAGGTCGCCGTCGGGGTTCGGCTCGCTG
This portion of the Microbacterium testaceum StLB037 genome encodes:
- the msrA gene encoding peptide-methionine (S)-S-oxide reductase MsrA, whose translation is MTSGPTDTGEITRRPGTETAVLAGGCFWGVEDLIRRQPGVLDTRVGYTGGQNDHATYRNHPGHAEAVEIVFDPMQTSYRDILAFFFQIHDPSTLNRQGNDVGTSYRSAIFPLSPEQEKVARDTIADVDASGIWPAKAVTTIEPEAPFWEAEPEHQDYLVRIPNGYTCHFVRPGWVLPKREEASA
- a CDS encoding arsenate reductase ArsC — translated: MASVTILFVCVHNAGRSQMAAGYARALGGGRVTVLSGGSAPGSALNPVAVAAMAEEGIDITAEVPQLLLTDDVRASDAVITMGCGDACPIFPGKRYEDWELIDPAGKGIEEVRAIRDDIKARVQRLLDDLLT
- a CDS encoding NAD(P)/FAD-dependent oxidoreductase; this encodes MSEYDVIVVGAGLAGLRCATRLAEAGRDVVVLEAGDDVGGRERTDIVDGFRLDRGFHVLNPAYPAVRRGVDIEALALRRFPVAVGVRLEDRLARLAHPARHPSSLLETLRSGLVRPADLAALARWAGPTLVSARAAKTGIDRPLGEAWDRAGLRGPLRESVLEPFLAGVLADDRQRTSDAFVRLLIRSFAFGRPGVPAAGIGALPAQLADTARRAGAGIRLGHRVVSTRRRASGWHVGIEGRDAVTARTVVIAAGLDPAMDVELPRTRGLQTWWFAADSAPSDDAALRVDGRRRGPIVNTAVMTNTAPTYAPRGQHLVQATCVMPSMATEEGIRSQLAEIWDADTRPWRLLRRDDIARALPAQDPPLRLRRSVRLDDGRFVAGDHRDTASIQGALVSGERAAEAVLADAAG
- a CDS encoding GNAT family N-acetyltransferase, whose product is MTDLRDGAVLRPARAGDEEGVLACIQALADYENEPDAVDNTAEMIAATLFGDDPRAFAFVVEREGEIRAIAIWFLTYSTWTGRHGIWLEDLYVHEQFRSHGYGVALLAALAAECVEKQYSRLEWTVLDWNEPAIGFYRALGAEAMDEWTTRRVTGEALTALAARAR
- a CDS encoding dipeptidase encodes the protein MLWDQHACVELVETADIAELRRYRGAGGGYVSLNVGYAPHAPELTASLLRSFRAQVDAIDGLELAATVADIDRIAARGDTAVAFDLEDCAPLGGNLDAVGPLVAQGVRTLGPTYNHANRAGGGCLDPVDDGLTPWGRDLVAEMNRRGMVPDGSHVGARTTFDMCAISTRPVVFSHSNMRAVWDHPRNITDDQARAAAETGGVIGITGVGIFLGPNTPTLDAMVRHIEYAVGVVGIRHVGVSTDFSFDWPTFRDTIAESPALYDESYTRWGPMEWMPPETFVGLGSALSARGWADTDTAAVLGGNFRRVAAESWEPLT
- a CDS encoding sulfurtransferase; translated protein: MASVLNVSAYLFTRIDDPAAVRDALRERAVEAELRGTILLAEEGINLFLAGPADPVRAFLDELRTDERFAALETKDSWSDAVPLGKLLVKVKREIIRMDRPEVRPQDGRAPAVSPDTLRRWLDRGTDDAGREVVLVDTRNAFEVDYGTFSGAKDWRIERFTQFPDAASSHRDELAGKTVVSFCTGGIRCEKAALYLRDEGLDAYQLDGGILGWFAAHGDAHWDGDCFVFDEREALDAGLAPRAGA
- a CDS encoding glycosyltransferase family 2 protein — protein: MPAGPLVSVVIPVLDDGPHLWRCLRALAAQTLIADEIVVVDNDSTDDSADIARAAGARVVFCGERGIPAATATGYDAARGELILRLDADSLPAPTWIATMVEALADPDVDAVTGGAVFHDGPRSQRVTMARAFLGTYNAFAFPALGHTPLWGSNMAFRRAAWDAVRHEVHLDPEVHDDLDLAYHLGLRHRIRRVPGRHMRVSSRTVEPRRFVRCFRRGAGTVFAHWPRDIPPVRWARLARARRRAAGTGAAR
- a CDS encoding endonuclease/exonuclease/phosphatase family protein — protein: MAGILFPDVAAPDLHVMSFNIRRRFDRMTWPPADRWPMRKQRLRTFLSANRPHLLGSQEAMPDQALWVQQSLGSAYGRIGLGRGKNRDGEGTPLFYDRDRIEVEEWEQVMLSDTPDVPGSTGWGNTIPRVAVIAQLRDRATDARFTFVNTHFDAFSRRARRRSASWLHDLVAARERPLLFTADVNAHVRSAELAGMFADGLLVDTWAYAPARRTAEWGTFNNYASPRVGARRIDALLATPDVGVRAVGIDPRPTGTQWPSDHLPVQAVVRIHPGSDAR
- a CDS encoding VanZ family protein — its product is MISTILVEISRWVPLLFWAGCAAVAATAWILHRLRLRVALFVLSGLALLAVAGLTLLPDGEPSDGGCTVQFSVPLQGIDTLANVAMMLPLALFLGVATRRPVLVIGAVSALSAAVETVQALVPALGRRCDTDDWLMNTVGAAVGGLAALAILWVERRRSCRGESVSAAHV
- a CDS encoding helix-turn-helix domain-containing protein — protein: MVRLPHTSEVVARGKRLGVLLRNARGARSIADVAASAAVSPETLRKIETGRLVTPSFATVAAVAGALGLSLDDLAAQWNAGGAENAAGAERGAA
- the map gene encoding type I methionyl aminopeptidase; translation: MIEILNATQLAHARTTGAIVGETLAELRRRATVGVNLLEIDEWARELIADAGARSCYVDYAPAFGNGPFGHHICTAVNDAVLHGLPRDYALRSGDLLTLDLAVSKNGIAADAAVSFVVGPDRPAGSAALIQVTEDALAAAIDVARPGNRIGDISHAIGRVLAGAGYTVNTEFGGHGIGSTMHGDPHVPNDGRPGRGFRLRPGLLLALEPWVMDDTDVLVTDADGWTLRSATGCRTAHSEHTIAITDGPAEILTLPR